The DNA segment AATTGAGGAAGAGATCGCAGGGTCCAGACGATATTATAATGGAGTAGTTAATCGTTTTAACACAAAGACAGAGACTTTCCCCGGAAATATTGTTGCAGGAATTTTTAACTTTAAGAGAAAACCACTGTATGAGGTGAGCACAGAAGAGCAGAGAGAAAATGTTGAAGTGAAGTTTTAATCGCTAAAAGGAGTCTTCATGAAGATAATTAAAAATATATTTTCACGACCTTTTCTTCTGGGAGTTCTTATATGGATCGTTTTGCTGTTCATTTCCGGTGGGCTTCATAACTTTTCTTCAGGCAACAAATTAACGGAAGATTTGGCAATAAAAACAGAGAGATTCAATACGGATATCATAGTTGGCGAGGATCAAAGTTATGAGGTGAACGAAAAAATCGCTGTGAATTTTCAGGATACAAGACATGGTATTTTTCGATATGTTCCTTATAAGGGAAGTGTCCTCTCATTTGACAAGAATGGGAAGAAACGCAGGGTTCCTTATTTTGCCAAGATAACAGATGCAAAAGCGGATGACGTTCTGGAGGTTTCCAGAGAATCAGGTTCCTGGGTGGGGCGTCTGGGGGATGAAGATGAGGTACAGTTTGGAGAGTGCAATTACCATCTTTCCTACAAATTCATCCCGAGATTCCAGATAAAATCTTATAACAATGCTTACTATAATGTGTTTCCGAATCAGTGGCAGAATCCTATTCCAAAGGGAAGCAGGTTCACAGTCACATTTCCAAAGAGTTTTGATCATAGTATTTTGAAGTTTTACTATGGACAGCAGGGTGAGAGCAGGAATGCTGCAGAAATACTTGATATCTCCTGGGAGGGTGATAAAGTGACTGGGACACTGCTTGCAGATTTAAAGCTTGGTGAGGGTGTTACTTTTTATGCACCTATGAAGGCTGACTATTTTTCGAAGACAAGGAATGTGAATTTCCTATCTGCATCGCTTTTACTACCGGGAATTATCATCTGTTTGACAGTAGTTTTGCTGTATCTGTTATTTGGCAGAGATGAAAATATCATTCCTTCGATTCAGTACCAGCCGCCGGAAGGATTGGACAGTGCTGCGGTGGGATATATGATAGACGGCCAGGTTGATAATGAGGATGTAATTTCCCTGATTGTCTACTGGGCAGACAAAGGATACCTAAGGATTGAGGAGAAGAAGAAGCATGGTCTGGTTCTGGTTAAACGAAGGGAATTACCAGAGGATGCACCAGCTTATCAGATTACAGTCTTCCGTAAGTTATTTGAGAAGGATGAACAGACTAAGATCAGTCGTCTGAAATATAAGTTTGCAGGTACCATGGAGATCGCAAAGGATCAGATTAGAGAACGTTTCAGTGATGCATCAAACCACGGTGTCTTTACAAGAGCATCAAAAATTTCAAGAATTATCGCGATGGCTATCTGTACTCTTCCTTTCGTTTGGTTCATGCTGCTGACCGGATATTATTCTTTACTGGGAACAGGCAGGCTCATAGTATATGTCCTGTTGTGCTTCCTTCTCTTTGCAGGGATGATTGTAATCTGTCTGGGAGTTGATAAATGGTATGCAAAGTCATCAAAAAGCAGAAAACATCTGGTATATACGGGAATAGGAATGTGCGTTGTTTCAACTTCACTCTATACGGGAGATTATCTCTCACGTGCAATGGAAGATGAGATTTTTAATTATACCTGGCAGCTGGCTTTTATTCTTGTGATGACGATAATTAGTATCTGGTTGGCTGTATTCATGAAGAAGAGAACTGAAAAGTCGACGGAATGGATGGGAAGAATTGTGGGACTCCGCGATTTTATTGAGACCGCCGAACTGGATCGCATGAATGAACTGGCAAAAGGCAATCCGGAATGGTTTTACCACATTATTCCTTATGCATATGTATTTGGACTTTCCAATGTCTTTGCAGAGAAATTAAAAGATCTCTCACTTCCGGCACCTGAATGGTATGTACCAAGAGGAAAATATACGTATTTTGATTATTATACGTTTAATCGGTTGATGACGAGATCTCTGAATGATGCAACGACAACACTTACTGTTCCTAAGCCCAGCAGTACATCTGGCAGTTCCGGCAGTAGCGGGGGAAGCTTTGGAGGATCCTCTGGTGGAGGCGGATTTTCCGGGGGTGGCTTTGGAGGCGGAGGCGGAGGAAGCTGGTAACTTAATAGGGTCTGAGGTGATAGGATTGGGAAGAGGAGGAAGGCATTATCGATATCATAGTTAAATTTTTTCAGATGAGAATGGTGACAAATATTGTCGCCGGAATTGTTTTACTTTATGTGCTGCGCAGATTCCTTAACTGGATCTTAGAGATGAGAAGCATAAGAGAAGTTAAAAAGGCAAATGAAAAGATCAATTTTTTGTTGAAACCTTATGTTTCCGGCGGAGCATTCCCTCCTCCGGAGACATACTATGCGATCAAAGAAACAGTAGCTTCAGATTATCATGTGGCGGTCCAAGAACTGAATACATTTGCCGAATGCATCAGAGGTTTTATTGAAGAAATCTTTGAGGATGCGTATATTCCCGCAGATCAAAAGATGGAATATACGAACAATCTGCAGGTGCAGCTTGAGGCATACGAAGAATTATCATCCGGCGAGGAAATCTTGCGGATTTCCGGCACATCAGCGCCAGGCAATGGTATCTTTGACGGTGACAATCAGCTGAATATTTGCCTATTGCTTTCGGGCTTTTTAGTAGCGCTTTTCGGATTCTTAAGTGGCACTTATAATATTTTTCAATCTTTTGGTATTTTTCTCGGCGTTTGCTTTGCACTTGTAATTTTTACGGACTTGTGTTTAAAGAAGAAAAGATATCTGGAGATTCCGAGATGGTGGAGCAATGCAAAACAGAAGATGGCAGTTTCATGGGAAAGTATTATGAATAATCACAGAAGAACAAAGAAAGAGCGAGAACAGGATGAAGTTGTTCGCCTGAAAAAACAGCTGAAGGAAGAAAAGGACAAACTAAATCAATGGTCAGATGAGCTATTGCAAAAACAAAGAGAACTGGAAGCAAAAGAAAAGAATTTATCCACAGACGGCAGGGAAACCTCTGGGCAAAACAATAAAGAAAAAAGAAAATACCAGTTTAAAACGAGACTTGAGACTCAAAGACTTATTTTGAGACCCTGGGAGGAAAGTGATGCCGAAGAGTTGTATCGCTATGCCCAAGATGATAGAATTGGACCGTCTTGTGGGTGGCAGGTACATACCAGTATGGACAACAGTCATGAAATTATTCGCGATGTGCTTTCTAGTGTGGGAAATTATGCGATTGTCTTAAAAGAGACAAATCTGGTAGTCGGAAGCATTGGACTGATGATTGGAGAAAACAGCAATCTTGGTGTTTCAGATACGGAGGCGGAAATCGGTTATTGGATCGGAGTTCCATACTGGGGACAGGGACTGATTCCCGAGGCAGTATGTGAACTGATGCGTTATGCATTCGAAGAGCTGGGCCTTAAAAAGCTCTGGTGCGGATATTATGAAGGGAATACAAAATCCAAAAGGGTACAGGAAAAGTGTGGATTTCATTATCATCATACAAATGTAGGAGTATATGTAGACCAGATGAATGAGGAACGGACAGAACATATTTCCTGTATCAATCGGGATGAATGGGAAAGTAAGTATCAGAATGCTTCTTGACAGAACAAAAAGAAAATGGTAAACTCAAGATAGTTAGTGAGTACTAACTAATTTGTGTGAAGAAAGGCGATGGTTCTCATGGCAACAGCATTGATTTGTCTGGTGCTTATTGTTATAGCTGTATTTGGAATTAGAAGTTACAGAAAAAAGCTCACTTCCGGATGCTGCAGTCCCTCGGATGACACGGCTGTAAAAAAAACGAAAATAAAAGATAAAAATATTTCACATTACCCATACCATAAGGTCTTGAAAGTGGATGGTATGACCTGTGAAAATTGTGCCAATCGAGTGGAGAATAGTTTGAATCAGCTAGGGAATGTATACGCGCGTGTTGATCTATCGAGTGAGAGTGCGGATGTCTACATGAAACAGGACATTGATGAAAGCAGATTAAGAGAAACTGTGAACAATGCGGGATACAGAGTTTATCAGGTAATAAACAATCCGTAGTTATAGTATTATATAATCAAGATACCTTTTTTAATCTGTCATCATATAAAAAGCTATGTTTATATTCGATCAGAGAGGATCGATAAACATAGCTTGTACTTTTTTATGCAGGCATGAAACGTATAAATGAAACGCATAACCTTTTGATCCATCATCATATGGGGTCAAAAGTAATTTGACCCCATATGATACACGGATTGTTACGCTCTTCGAGCTCTCACAAGTCTCCGCTCCGCTTCGGTCCGTGCTAAACGAACATCCACTGGATGTTCAGCACCCTACAAACATTCGAAATACACCCTAATCGGGTTGCTTTTTCATGTTTGTTCGGGTCCCAAAGTTATGCTTTTTCATGCAAGCATGAAACGCAGGACCTTTTGCCCCTGGTATCATAAAATTGTATTAATAAAGATTGAGTTATTCTTCAAAATAGTTTATGATATAGGGTGTAAACATTAGTAGTACCTATAAATCATGAGAAGGAGAATGAGGTATGGAAAAGTTTTTCAAATTGAAAGAGAACGGCACTACGATCTCTACGGAGATCCTCGCGGGGTTGACAACTTTCTTCGCCATGGCGTACATCTTGTTTGTCAATCCATCGTTACTTTCACAGACGGGAATTCCCTATGGAGGTGTATTCCTTGCTACAATCTTTGCCGCTGCAATTGGAACTTTGGTGATGGCTTTGTTTGCAAATGTTCCCTACGCGCAGGCACCCGGTATGGGGCTGAATGCATTCTTTACTTACACAGTTTGCTTCGGACTCGGATTTACCTGGCAGGAGGCACTGGCTATGGTGTTTATCTGCGGAATTGTCAATATTATTATCACGGTTACGAAAATTCGTAAAGAGATAATCCGTGCAATACCAGAGAGCCTT comes from the Blautia liquoris genome and includes:
- a CDS encoding DUF2207 domain-containing protein; the protein is MKIIKNIFSRPFLLGVLIWIVLLFISGGLHNFSSGNKLTEDLAIKTERFNTDIIVGEDQSYEVNEKIAVNFQDTRHGIFRYVPYKGSVLSFDKNGKKRRVPYFAKITDAKADDVLEVSRESGSWVGRLGDEDEVQFGECNYHLSYKFIPRFQIKSYNNAYYNVFPNQWQNPIPKGSRFTVTFPKSFDHSILKFYYGQQGESRNAAEILDISWEGDKVTGTLLADLKLGEGVTFYAPMKADYFSKTRNVNFLSASLLLPGIIICLTVVLLYLLFGRDENIIPSIQYQPPEGLDSAAVGYMIDGQVDNEDVISLIVYWADKGYLRIEEKKKHGLVLVKRRELPEDAPAYQITVFRKLFEKDEQTKISRLKYKFAGTMEIAKDQIRERFSDASNHGVFTRASKISRIIAMAICTLPFVWFMLLTGYYSLLGTGRLIVYVLLCFLLFAGMIVICLGVDKWYAKSSKSRKHLVYTGIGMCVVSTSLYTGDYLSRAMEDEIFNYTWQLAFILVMTIISIWLAVFMKKRTEKSTEWMGRIVGLRDFIETAELDRMNELAKGNPEWFYHIIPYAYVFGLSNVFAEKLKDLSLPAPEWYVPRGKYTYFDYYTFNRLMTRSLNDATTTLTVPKPSSTSGSSGSSGGSFGGSSGGGGFSGGGFGGGGGGSW
- a CDS encoding GNAT family N-acetyltransferase gives rise to the protein MRMVTNIVAGIVLLYVLRRFLNWILEMRSIREVKKANEKINFLLKPYVSGGAFPPPETYYAIKETVASDYHVAVQELNTFAECIRGFIEEIFEDAYIPADQKMEYTNNLQVQLEAYEELSSGEEILRISGTSAPGNGIFDGDNQLNICLLLSGFLVALFGFLSGTYNIFQSFGIFLGVCFALVIFTDLCLKKKRYLEIPRWWSNAKQKMAVSWESIMNNHRRTKKEREQDEVVRLKKQLKEEKDKLNQWSDELLQKQRELEAKEKNLSTDGRETSGQNNKEKRKYQFKTRLETQRLILRPWEESDAEELYRYAQDDRIGPSCGWQVHTSMDNSHEIIRDVLSSVGNYAIVLKETNLVVGSIGLMIGENSNLGVSDTEAEIGYWIGVPYWGQGLIPEAVCELMRYAFEELGLKKLWCGYYEGNTKSKRVQEKCGFHYHHTNVGVYVDQMNEERTEHISCINRDEWESKYQNAS
- a CDS encoding heavy-metal-associated domain-containing protein; this translates as MATALICLVLIVIAVFGIRSYRKKLTSGCCSPSDDTAVKKTKIKDKNISHYPYHKVLKVDGMTCENCANRVENSLNQLGNVYARVDLSSESADVYMKQDIDESRLRETVNNAGYRVYQVINNP